One genomic segment of Candidatus Paceibacterota bacterium includes these proteins:
- a CDS encoding recombinase family protein — MSDRLARNSIDGGRVIYLVDTGKITSLKFPTFWFEATPQGKFMLSVAFGQAKYYTDNLRENILRGIRQKIRRGELSAKAPLGYFNEPRLRTIEPDRKTFNKVKEVLRTFATGNYTLTAI, encoded by the coding sequence ATGTCAGACAGGTTGGCCAGAAATTCCATAGACGGCGGACGAGTGATTTATCTCGTAGATACTGGAAAAATCACTTCGCTAAAATTCCCAACATTCTGGTTTGAAGCGACACCGCAAGGAAAATTTATGTTGAGTGTCGCTTTCGGACAAGCGAAGTATTACACCGACAATTTGAGAGAAAACATTTTGCGAGGAATTAGGCAAAAAATCAGGCGTGGCGAACTTTCGGCAAAAGCCCCGCTCGGATATTTCAACGAGCCACGACTTCGCACCATTGAACCTGACAGAAAAACTTTTAACAAAGTGAAGGAAGTTTTGCGGACTTTTGCCACCGGAAACTACACGCTAACAGCAATTTAA